ATTGGTAATAGAACCGCTAGGAAGAGGGTTGTTCTCTTCATGTCTAACTCACACATTTATTATGACAATTCCTTTAAAACCTTTCTTTTTATTTCTTCTAATTCATTAAGCCTATTTTTTAGTAACCTTTCATATTCAGTATTTAAACTCTTTATTACTTCCTCTTTTTTCTCTTCTAAAGAACTTTTAAGCATTTGTAAATATTTATCTAGCTCCACTTTCCCTCCTCCTCTGTAAAATTCTCCTTATAGTCTTAAGTCTTACAAATTCTTCTCTTTGCCTATCTTCTAATATTTGCCTAATATATTTAATTGATGAGTTATAAAATGGTAAAACATAATTGTCGATTGAGTTTATAAGTCTTTGAGTTTTTCTCAACTCAGCTACTAAAGACCTTATAGTTGATTCTAATTCCACTAGTTCTATTAACTTATTTAAAGCATCAGTCATTTTCTCATAAGATTCTGATAAGTATGGAGAAGTCTCAATATCACTAAAGGGTTTTGGTGGAATACTTTCCTTATTTAATCTTATAATTGGTATTCTAACACCAAAAATAATTTTAGTAGAACTGATAACATCGAGACTAGATTTCTGAGAAAAAGCTATCTCTTCTATGTTGGAAATTCCCTCAGAGGCTACAGCTTGTAAGTAGCTATCATAAACTCTTCTCATCACCTCATTAACTTCATTATATAATTTTTCATATTCAGCAGCGTAAGTCCTCAAATATAATAGTAAAACTTCTCTTTTATTTTCCAGTAACCTTTTTATTACGTTAATTATCCTTAACTGACCTCTAAGTTGTATTAAATTAATTTTTGTAGGTAAAACTTTTTGACTCATTTCTTACCCCTATAGTTCGGATGATATTTCTTGATATATTCAGTTTTTATGTTAGTTAATTCGCTTTCTGGTAATACAGATAAGATTTCCCACCCTATGTCTAATGTAGTTTCAATATCTCTATTCTCGTTAAACCCTTGACTTACAAATTTCCTTTCGAATAACTCACCAAATATTAGATACTTCTTGTCAACTTCTGACAAAGAATCTTCACCTATAATTGCAGCTAATCCTCTAACATCAACAGCTCTAGCATAAGATGCAAATAATTGATTAGATAAATCTTTATGATCCTCTCTAGTTTTCCCCTCTCCTATACCATCCTTCGCTAATCTTGATAAGCTCATTAACACATTAATTGGCGGATATATTCCTTTGTTATATAGCGCTCTATCAAGCACTATTTGCCCCTCAGTTATATAACCAGTCAAATCAGGTATAGGATGTGTTATATCATCGCTAGGCATAGTTAATATAGGCATTTGTGTTATTGAACCTTTCTTTCCTATTACTTTTCCAGCTCTCTCATATATAGTAGCTAAGTCAGTATACATGTAACCTGGATATCCACCTCTCCCTGGGACCTCTTCTTTAGATGCACTAATTTCTCTTAAAGCTTCACAATAATTAGTCATATCTATAAGTATTGCCAGCACGTGCATATCTTGTTCGAATGCTAAGTATTCAGCTAGCGTTAAAGCAGTTTTGGGCGTTAATATTTTCATTACTGGTGGTTCGTTCGCTAAACTTACAACCATGGCTACTCTGTTAATTGCACCAGTTTCCTCAAAGAACTTACGGAAAAATAACGCATCGTCATATCTAGCACCTATTGCAGCAAATACTACTGCAAAGTTGCTTTCTTCACCTCTAACAGTAGCTTGCTTTGCTATTTGCGCAGCTAGCATATTAGCCGGTAAACCGCTTCCGCTAAATATAGGTAATTTTTGGCCTCTTAATAATGAATTTAGACCATCTATTGCCGAAATTCCAGTTTGAATGAACTCTTCAGGATAATCTCTAGCTGCTGGATTTAAGGGAGATCCGTTTATATCCCTTTTCTCCCCTTTAATTACTGGAGGACCATTATCTAAAGGATCGCCTAAAGGATTAAATATACGCCCTAACATTTCCTCTGAAATTTTAACCTCTAATCCTCTTCCTAACATTCTTATTTTAGTTCCAGTAGGAGAAATCCCAGTTGTACCTTCAAAGACCTGTACAATAGCCAAACCCAATTGGGAGTCTACAACAAGGCCTCGTCTTTTTTCTCCATTAGGCATCTCTATTTCTACTAACTCGTTATAAGCAGCATCAGTTACTCCTTGAACAACAACTAAAGGCCCCTTAATCATTGATATGTTTGAAAATTCCCTTACACTCATCATTGTGAACTAACCTCTTTTTCTAAACTATCAAAAGCAGAATTTAACTTTCTCTCTAACTCATCGTACTTTTGTAATTCATCATTTTTAATTGTAGCTTTTGACCTAATTATCTCCGGTATTATATCACCTAATCTATCCATTATCTTTTTAACTGGTAAACCTTTTTCAACTAATCTTGAAGCACGGGTATTAAATATGCTAATTAATCTCATTATTCTAGCTTGCTTTTGTGGAGATGAGAAAGCGTCAATGTCATCATAAGCGTTTTGCTTTAGAAAAGCCTCCCTCACTAATCTTGCAGTTTCAAGAACTAATTTATCTTTCTCTGCTAAGGATTCGGGGCCTACTAGCCTTACAATTTGCCTTAACTCATCCTCTCTGATTAACGTTCTAACCATCAGATCCCTCATCTCCTTCCATTTAGGATCCACATTAGTATTCCACCAGCTAGCCACTAAGTCAACATAGGCTGAGAAACCTTGTAACCAGTTGATAGCTGGATAATGTCTAGCTCTAGCCAAATTCGTATCCAAAGGCCAAAATACCTTAACAAATCTTAAAGTGTGGCTAGTAACTGGTTCTGTAAAGTCACCACCAGGTGGAGAGACGGCAGAGGCTATAGTAACTGATCCAAATCTTTCCGGATTACCTAACGTTTTAACTCTTCCTGCCCTTTCATAATACTCTGCTAATCTAGAAGGTAAGTAACTAGGAAATCCCTCTTCTGCAGGCATCTCCTCCATTCTACCTCCTAAGTCCCTTAAAGCCTCAGCCCATCTAGACGTAGAATCTGCAACTAACAGTGTGTCATAACCTTGATCCCTAAAGTATTCAGCCATTGTTACTCCAACATATATGCTAGCTTCTCTTGCTGCCACCGGCATGTTACTAGTATTTGCAACTAATATAGTCCTATCTAATAACGGTCTTCCAGTCCAAGGATCCTTAAGCTTAGGGAACTGTCTTAGCTCATCTGTCATCTCATTTCCTCTCTCTCCACAGCCTACATAAATTACTATTTTAGCTGCGCTCCATTTTGCTAAACTCTGTAATGTTACTGTTTTGCCGCTGCCAAATGGTCCCGGTATTGCAGCTGTGCCACCTTTAGCTATGGGAAATATAGTATCTAATACTCTAGTCCCAGTTAATAATGGTTCTGTTGGTTCTAATTTCTCCTTAAATGGTCTTGGAATTCTTACGGGCCATTTTTGCATTAGCTTAATAGGTACCTCATCGCCATTCATATCAACTATTGCAATATTTTCTTCAACAGTGTAATCTCCTTCTTGTGCTATTTCTTTTATTGTTCCATGAACATATGGTGGAATCATAATCCTATGTTCTACTAGCGGAGTTTCATTAACTATTCCTATAATATCTCCTCCCTCTACCTTGTCTCCTTTCTTTAGTTTAGGTATAAAGTGCCATTTTTTGTTTCTATCTAATGAAGGTACTTTAACTCCTCTCACGACAAAAGGCGATTTTGTAAGGTCTCTAATTGAATCTAATGGTCTTTGTAAACCATCAAATATTTTTCCTATTAATCCTGGGCCTAATTCTACGGAAAGAGGAGCCCCAGTTCTATATACTGGTTCATTTGGTTTTATTCCGCTAGTATCCTCATATACCTGAATGTAAGCTCTATCTCCTTCTATTCTAGTAATCTCTCCTACTAATCTAGGTTCTCCTACTTCAACAACCTCATACATCTGGGCATTTCTCATATTGTCTGCAACTACTAATGGTCCATTTACCCTAACTATTCTACCTTTTTCCATCTTATACACCACCAAATAATATATCCGATATTCTTCCTCTCATACTATCAAACACTTGATCCAAGATAAGCTTTAATGAAAAATCTTTTGTTAATCCACTACTCTCATAATAAATTCTTATCCCTCCTATTAATTTCTCATCTACCTTTACAGATACATTTCCATTTTTACCTAATAACTTCTCGATAAAAAGCTTATCATCTTCAGAACAATATATCAGAACTTTTTCGTTTTCTTCCTTAATTTCTCTTGCTAATATATTTTTAATGGCCTCTTTATATTCATTAGTCTTAATAATATCCTTAGTTTTATTTAAGATCTCTTCATATACCTTATTTATCCAGTATTCCTTTTCTGCCAAAATTATTCTTTTATTCTCTACTTCTAGTCTGGCTTTTTCACCTTCTATTTCCTCTTTTGTTTTGGCAATTAATTCGCGAATTCTTTGCGTATAATTTTCTAGTACTTTATTGTATCCATCTTCAAGTATTCTTAAAGACTCGTTAAGCCCTTTTTTTAGCTCTCCTTCTATTTCCTCTCTAATTTTATTTAAAGATAGATCTAGTAATTGTTCAAATTCCATTAAATCACCCGAACCCTAAAGCTTTCATTATCATCTTCCTCACGTCTATAGGTTTAGATTCACTAAATGGTGAAGGAATAATTGTTATTAAAGGTTTTTTCTGGTCTACTATTATTGAATCTAGTTTCTCCTTAATTGGCTCATAAATGTCTTTAGTTATGAGGATAAGATCTATATCCTCTCTCTTTTTTAATTTAGTAATGAAATCGGGTAATTGATAAGGATCTTCTATAAAATTCCCTTCAGCACCAACTAATTTAAAAAGGGAAACTGTGTACTTATCTCCTAAAACGAAAACCTTTCCCATTGCGAATTAATTCTAAACAACAGAGATTAAATACTTATAAGATATTCTTCATTTTAGATACTGCGAGGGAAAAAGAGTGTTATTACCAGAGAATATGGTTAGATTACAGATAATTACTGATAGAACAAATTTAAACGATGTTGTGACTAAATTATTAAAAATTGGCGTATTTCAGCCAGAAGACCCATTATACCCAATAGGTAATGGAAGAATAGAAGAAGCCAGGAAATTAATAACAGGGGTGCAAGACCATATAAGTAAGTTAAAGATTATAATGGAGCTTGGAGGTTTAATTATAGAACCATTAGGAAGTATGAAATTGTCTGACTGGATAAAAACCACGGAAGAGGTCAATGAAGAAGCCTCTAAATTAGAAGAAAGGTATAAGGAACTCCTTGAAGAAATAGGTAGACTTAGGGCTGAGAGAGATCTTTATTCTCAACAATTAAAAGAGATTGAACCCTTTAAAGCAATAACTGTTGATCTGTCTAAGTTATACTCATTAAAAATGTTCAATGTAGTATTAGCGCAGGTTACTATAGATAAATTAAACAGACTTAATCAATTATTAGGAGACAAGGGATTTATATATAGTGTAAAGACAGACGAAAATCTATTTAGCGTAATAATCATTACAGAAAAAAGTACCGAAATAGATAAAATATTGAAAGAGATAGGTATAAGAAAATTTGAAATACAAGAGGGTAAAACTCCATACCAATTATATAATGAATTACTAGAAAAGATAAACCAAATAGATACAATTTTAGAGAGAACTAGAGAGGAATTGTCAAGGAAAGTAAAAACTGAGGAAAACTATGTAAAGAATATTTACGGGAAATTACTGACATTAAGGGATGCCTTAACTATAATGAATAAGGCAAGAGTTTCAGAGTATTATCTGCAAATAGAAGGCTATGTTCCAGAAAAATACGTTAAAAAAATACAGAATGAGATGAAGGATAATGCTTTTGTAGATTATATAAGGCCAAGAAGATATGGGGAAAAAGAAGAACCTCCTACCCTAGTAGAAATGCCCAGATCCATGAAAGTTTTAGAGTCATTAGTAGAAATCTACGGAACTCCATCATATTGGGAGGTATCACCAATAGCATTCTTAGTATTTACCTTCCCAATACTTTTTGGCTTAATGTTTCCAGATTTTGGAAATGCGTTAGTTGTTTTATTATTCTCCATATGGTTCTACAAATATGGGAAGAAGAAAGGAAGTGAGAATATTCCCAAATTATCCATAATTTTAATATATTCTAGCATCGTAGCCATGATAACTGGATTAATAGCCAGAGATTTCTTCGGTCCATTACCAGTTGGTGGTTTACGAGAAATACTTGATAACTCTAAATATACTGTTGGGCCATTATACAGTGTATGGCCAATTCCAGTTTCAGTTTCCGAAGCAATCAAGTTTTTACTGCCTTTTGGAGAGTATAGCACTAGCATCAGTATAGAGAATACTATGATATTCTCTGTGTTGTTAGGTGCATTAGCGTTATTCGTAAGTTCCTTACTTGGAGTAGTAAATGCTATTAGAAAGAAAGATCCCGAATTCTTGTTCTTTGAAAAACTTCCGTTATTCCTAATATATGTAGTTCCAATCTTCATATTTATGTACGGGATCACTAATCCCTCTAACTTCTTCTCCGTAGATGAGCAAATATTAGGTCAAATACTTAACGCAGTTCTAATGAAACCGTTTAGCCAAAATCCAATAGGTTATGGTATAGTCTGGTGGACCTCCTTTGCTTTATTATATAATTGGTTAGCTCACGCTATTTTAGTTAAAAGACATGACAATGCGACGTTGGCTTCAGCAATAGCCATGGGTTTCATAGAAGGCGGATTTGAAGGAGCACTATTACTTCTTTCAAATACTATATCATTTATAAGAGTTTTGGTCTTTGCATTATCACATTATTATATATTATATGCGTTTTCCTATATGGCTTATTTAGTAGCACCTTCCACTAACACAATAAGCGTTCTTATTAACCCTATAGCAATAATAATCTTAATAATAGGCAATTTGTTAGCAATAGGTTTAGAAGGATTGG
The genomic region above belongs to Saccharolobus caldissimus and contains:
- a CDS encoding ATPase, translating into MELDKYLQMLKSSLEEKKEEVIKSLNTEYERLLKNRLNELEEIKRKVLKELS
- a CDS encoding V-type ATP synthase subunit D, with translation MSQKVLPTKINLIQLRGQLRIINVIKRLLENKREVLLLYLRTYAAEYEKLYNEVNEVMRRVYDSYLQAVASEGISNIEEIAFSQKSSLDVISSTKIIFGVRIPIIRLNKESIPPKPFSDIETSPYLSESYEKMTDALNKLIELVELESTIRSLVAELRKTQRLINSIDNYVLPFYNSSIKYIRQILEDRQREEFVRLKTIRRILQRRRESGAR
- a CDS encoding ATP synthase subunit B, encoding MMSVREFSNISMIKGPLVVVQGVTDAAYNELVEIEMPNGEKRRGLVVDSQLGLAIVQVFEGTTGISPTGTKIRMLGRGLEVKISEEMLGRIFNPLGDPLDNGPPVIKGEKRDINGSPLNPAARDYPEEFIQTGISAIDGLNSLLRGQKLPIFSGSGLPANMLAAQIAKQATVRGEESNFAVVFAAIGARYDDALFFRKFFEETGAINRVAMVVSLANEPPVMKILTPKTALTLAEYLAFEQDMHVLAILIDMTNYCEALREISASKEEVPGRGGYPGYMYTDLATIYERAGKVIGKKGSITQMPILTMPSDDITHPIPDLTGYITEGQIVLDRALYNKGIYPPINVLMSLSRLAKDGIGEGKTREDHKDLSNQLFASYARAVDVRGLAAIIGEDSLSEVDKKYLIFGELFERKFVSQGFNENRDIETTLDIGWEILSVLPESELTNIKTEYIKKYHPNYRGKK
- a CDS encoding ATP synthase subunit A produces the protein MEKGRIVRVNGPLVVADNMRNAQMYEVVEVGEPRLVGEITRIEGDRAYIQVYEDTSGIKPNEPVYRTGAPLSVELGPGLIGKIFDGLQRPLDSIRDLTKSPFVVRGVKVPSLDRNKKWHFIPKLKKGDKVEGGDIIGIVNETPLVEHRIMIPPYVHGTIKEIAQEGDYTVEENIAIVDMNGDEVPIKLMQKWPVRIPRPFKEKLEPTEPLLTGTRVLDTIFPIAKGGTAAIPGPFGSGKTVTLQSLAKWSAAKIVIYVGCGERGNEMTDELRQFPKLKDPWTGRPLLDRTILVANTSNMPVAAREASIYVGVTMAEYFRDQGYDTLLVADSTSRWAEALRDLGGRMEEMPAEEGFPSYLPSRLAEYYERAGRVKTLGNPERFGSVTIASAVSPPGGDFTEPVTSHTLRFVKVFWPLDTNLARARHYPAINWLQGFSAYVDLVASWWNTNVDPKWKEMRDLMVRTLIREDELRQIVRLVGPESLAEKDKLVLETARLVREAFLKQNAYDDIDAFSSPQKQARIMRLISIFNTRASRLVEKGLPVKKIMDRLGDIIPEIIRSKATIKNDELQKYDELERKLNSAFDSLEKEVSSQ
- a CDS encoding V-type ATP synthase subunit E, which translates into the protein MEFEQLLDLSLNKIREEIEGELKKGLNESLRILEDGYNKVLENYTQRIRELIAKTKEEIEGEKARLEVENKRIILAEKEYWINKVYEEILNKTKDIIKTNEYKEAIKNILAREIKEENEKVLIYCSEDDKLFIEKLLGKNGNVSVKVDEKLIGGIRIYYESSGLTKDFSLKLILDQVFDSMRGRISDILFGGV
- a CDS encoding V-type ATP synthase subunit F; amino-acid sequence: MGKVFVLGDKYTVSLFKLVGAEGNFIEDPYQLPDFITKLKKREDIDLILITKDIYEPIKEKLDSIIVDQKKPLITIIPSPFSESKPIDVRKMIMKALGFG
- a CDS encoding V-type ATP synthase subunit I; amino-acid sequence: MLLPENMVRLQIITDRTNLNDVVTKLLKIGVFQPEDPLYPIGNGRIEEARKLITGVQDHISKLKIIMELGGLIIEPLGSMKLSDWIKTTEEVNEEASKLEERYKELLEEIGRLRAERDLYSQQLKEIEPFKAITVDLSKLYSLKMFNVVLAQVTIDKLNRLNQLLGDKGFIYSVKTDENLFSVIIITEKSTEIDKILKEIGIRKFEIQEGKTPYQLYNELLEKINQIDTILERTREELSRKVKTEENYVKNIYGKLLTLRDALTIMNKARVSEYYLQIEGYVPEKYVKKIQNEMKDNAFVDYIRPRRYGEKEEPPTLVEMPRSMKVLESLVEIYGTPSYWEVSPIAFLVFTFPILFGLMFPDFGNALVVLLFSIWFYKYGKKKGSENIPKLSIILIYSSIVAMITGLIARDFFGPLPVGGLREILDNSKYTVGPLYSVWPIPVSVSEAIKFLLPFGEYSTSISIENTMIFSVLLGALALFVSSLLGVVNAIRKKDPEFLFFEKLPLFLIYVVPIFIFMYGITNPSNFFSVDEQILGQILNAVLMKPFSQNPIGYGIVWWTSFALLYNWLAHAILVKRHDNATLASAIAMGFIEGGFEGALLLLSNTISFIRVLVFALSHYYILYAFSYMAYLVAPSTNTISVLINPIAIIILIIGNLLAIGLEGLVVFIQDLRLHFYEMFSKFYEGRGRKFEPVMSYVSLE